A genome region from Tolypothrix sp. PCC 7712 includes the following:
- a CDS encoding LPS biosynthesis glycosyltransferase, translating into MQIPPKNASEIKNVAQDGNDENSLMKHISRAFIIAYQESTQDLEEVLTNQGLNCEVIRQERKPEYQNYSRSYLCLLNHRTAWERAMQETQPTMIIEADFVPVVNFGKLPLPFNPYQSNVGISWLYTCAPQIYYVSPDGYAEGFSTSAVAYIVNPESARYLLELAEEIRTNVGETNYSSWDSTIDSFLRRKGLKNYIPWRNYGEHGGLPNLEHYKNNLSKTHRADVLYGKLAFMPLYAAKDSKLNLFRVRFWARLKGIARLGTGRFLRVKVLQGSNFPLRLLRFAILRQLTWNF; encoded by the coding sequence ATGCAAATTCCGCCAAAAAACGCTTCAGAAATTAAGAATGTCGCCCAGGATGGCAATGATGAAAATTCCTTGATGAAGCATATTAGTAGAGCCTTTATTATTGCCTATCAAGAATCAACTCAAGATTTAGAAGAAGTATTAACAAATCAAGGGTTGAACTGCGAAGTTATAAGACAGGAACGTAAACCCGAATATCAAAATTACTCTCGGAGTTATCTGTGTCTTTTGAACCATCGCACAGCTTGGGAAAGGGCGATGCAAGAAACTCAACCAACAATGATTATTGAGGCAGACTTTGTACCAGTAGTTAATTTTGGCAAGCTACCTTTACCTTTTAATCCTTACCAAAGTAATGTGGGGATTAGCTGGCTATATACTTGTGCACCACAGATATATTACGTCTCACCTGATGGCTATGCTGAAGGGTTTTCTACTTCAGCAGTTGCATATATTGTAAATCCTGAAAGTGCCCGCTACTTACTAGAACTGGCTGAGGAAATTCGCACCAATGTAGGAGAAACTAACTATTCGAGTTGGGACTCAACTATTGATAGTTTTCTCCGACGTAAAGGTCTGAAAAACTATATTCCTTGGCGTAACTATGGCGAACATGGAGGTTTACCAAATCTAGAGCATTACAAAAATAATCTCAGTAAAACTCATCGCGCTGATGTCCTCTACGGTAAACTTGCCTTTATGCCCTTGTATGCTGCCAAAGATAGTAAACTCAACTTGTTTAGGGTAAGATTTTGGGCAAGGCTTAAGGGTATTGCTCGTTTGGGAACTGGACGCTTTCTGCGAGTGAAAGTTCTCCAAGGTTCTAACTTTCCTTTGCGGCTACTGCGGTTTGCAATTTTGAGACAGTTAACATGGAATTTTTAA
- a CDS encoding M42 family metallopeptidase — protein sequence MWDYEHLFKIIAELVMHHSPSGVEAEINQFLLQEFAKLGVEVWSDRADNVIAKIPGKNPDRAIAITAHKDEIGAIVKTIGDHGRVEVRKLGGSYPWIYGEGVVDLLGDAETISGILSFGSRHVSHESPQKVQQEDTSIKWENAWIETKCTTAELEAAGIRPGTRMVVGKHRKHPIRLKDHIASYTLDNKASVAILLALAQQLKQPAVDVYLVASAKEEVGAIGALFFTQNQVLDALIALEICPLSSEYPIEDGKSPVILSQDAYGIYDEALNGQLCHCAKQIEIPVQLTILSQFGSDASIAMKFGHVGRAACLAFPTQNTHGYEIAHLGAIANCISLLQNFCENYPA from the coding sequence ATGTGGGATTACGAGCATTTATTCAAAATAATTGCAGAATTGGTGATGCATCATTCTCCCAGTGGTGTAGAGGCGGAAATTAACCAATTTTTACTGCAAGAATTTGCCAAACTGGGTGTAGAAGTATGGAGCGATCGCGCTGATAATGTCATTGCCAAAATTCCTGGTAAAAATCCTGACAGAGCAATTGCGATTACTGCTCATAAAGACGAAATTGGTGCGATTGTCAAAACTATTGGCGATCACGGACGTGTAGAAGTCCGCAAACTCGGTGGTTCTTACCCGTGGATTTACGGTGAAGGTGTTGTAGATTTATTAGGCGATGCCGAAACTATTAGCGGTATTCTCAGCTTTGGTTCTCGTCATGTTTCCCATGAATCACCCCAAAAAGTCCAGCAGGAAGATACTAGCATTAAGTGGGAAAATGCTTGGATTGAAACCAAATGTACCACTGCTGAGTTAGAAGCAGCTGGGATTCGTCCTGGTACGAGAATGGTAGTTGGTAAACATCGCAAGCATCCCATTAGATTAAAGGATCACATTGCCAGCTACACTCTAGATAACAAAGCTTCTGTGGCCATTCTGCTAGCACTAGCGCAACAACTCAAACAACCAGCAGTCGATGTTTATTTAGTCGCCTCAGCCAAAGAAGAAGTAGGTGCGATCGGGGCGCTATTTTTCACCCAAAATCAGGTATTGGATGCGTTGATTGCTTTGGAAATTTGTCCTTTATCCAGCGAATATCCGATTGAGGATGGTAAAAGCCCGGTGATTCTCTCTCAAGATGCCTATGGCATATATGATGAGGCATTGAATGGGCAACTATGCCATTGTGCCAAACAGATAGAGATTCCAGTGCAACTCACAATTCTCAGTCAGTTTGGTAGTGATGCTTCGATTGCCATGAAATTTGGCCATGTAGGGCGTGCTGCTTGCTTGGCATTTCCGACACAAAACACTCATGGCTATGAAATTGCTCATTTAGGCGCGATCGCTAACTGCATATCTTTACTGCAAAACTTTTGTGAAAATTATCCTGCTTGA
- a CDS encoding class II aldolase/adducin family protein: MQAISRAKPNFFQQPTFASLKEERLHRKQRLAAAFRLFARFGFDEGIAGHITVRDPENPEQFWVNPLGKHFGLMRVSDLILVNQKGEIVEGDRPINGAAFAIHSQIHAARPDVVAAAHAHSVYGKSWSSLGRLLDPLTQDACAFYQDHSLFDDYTGVVLEVAEGKRIAETLGNNKAIILKNHGLLTVGHSVDETAWWFITMERSCQAQLLAEAAGKPQLIRPESASLAHQQVGGHDLGWFSFQPLYELIVQQEPDLLS, encoded by the coding sequence ATGCAAGCAATATCCAGGGCCAAGCCAAACTTTTTTCAGCAACCCACCTTTGCTTCGTTGAAAGAAGAACGTCTACACCGCAAGCAACGCCTAGCAGCCGCATTCCGACTGTTCGCCCGCTTTGGATTTGATGAAGGTATTGCAGGTCATATCACTGTCCGCGATCCAGAAAATCCCGAGCAATTCTGGGTTAATCCCTTAGGAAAACACTTCGGTTTAATGCGCGTGAGCGACCTAATTTTAGTAAACCAGAAAGGCGAAATTGTCGAAGGCGATCGCCCCATCAATGGTGCAGCTTTTGCAATTCATTCCCAAATCCATGCAGCCCGTCCTGATGTAGTAGCTGCAGCTCATGCCCATTCGGTTTATGGTAAAAGTTGGTCTAGCCTTGGTCGCCTGCTTGACCCCTTAACTCAAGATGCTTGTGCTTTCTACCAAGACCATAGTCTATTTGATGACTATACAGGGGTAGTTCTCGAAGTTGCTGAAGGTAAGCGAATTGCCGAAACTTTAGGCAACAATAAAGCCATAATTCTGAAGAATCATGGCTTATTGACAGTTGGTCACTCAGTTGATGAAACTGCTTGGTGGTTTATCACAATGGAGCGTTCTTGTCAAGCCCAGTTACTCGCTGAGGCGGCTGGTAAACCTCAACTAATTAGGCCAGAATCAGCTAGCTTGGCACATCAGCAAGTGGGCGGACATGACTTAGGCTGGTTTAGCTTTCAACCTTTGTATGAATTGATTGTCCAGCAGGAACCAGACTTGCTGTCTTAA
- a CDS encoding glycosyltransferase, with product MFDDYPHIAIFIRSLMDGGVERVILNLAQGFVEQGLRVDLLLTTEPAGPFRLQLPHKVRIVNLQTPKLASSLPKLVAYLRQNRPFTLLCAGHYCCEIAVGAKYLSRMPTRVVVSEHSTLSLEVNNTDNLKMRLTPLTTRLFYPWADGVVTVSHGVAKDLCQVGGLHTEKIHVIYNPVVTGEMLEKSQQSVEHPWLKPGEIPLILGVGRLTPQKDFSTLIHAFNLVQQVRPARLMILGGGSERSSLNQLIKELGLENHVSILGFQQNPYAYMAKASVFALSSAWEGLPTVLIEAMAVGTPVVSTDCESGPAEILANGKYGSLVPVGNSKAMAEAILNILSGNYPTVDPNWIEQFTLKASTLQYLKVLNLTAS from the coding sequence ATGTTTGATGATTATCCTCATATTGCTATATTTATTCGCTCCTTAATGGATGGTGGCGTAGAGCGAGTAATTTTGAACTTGGCACAGGGATTTGTTGAGCAGGGTTTAAGGGTAGATTTACTGCTTACCACAGAGCCAGCTGGACCATTTCGCTTACAGTTACCACATAAAGTGCGGATAGTAAATCTACAAACCCCAAAACTAGCAAGCAGTTTGCCTAAGTTAGTAGCCTATTTAAGGCAAAATCGACCATTTACTTTGCTCTGTGCTGGTCATTACTGTTGTGAAATTGCTGTAGGAGCTAAGTATCTCTCGAGAATGCCCACAAGAGTAGTGGTGTCCGAACACAGCACGCTATCTTTAGAGGTAAACAACACAGACAATTTAAAAATGCGTCTTACACCCTTAACCACAAGGCTTTTCTACCCTTGGGCAGATGGGGTTGTAACTGTTTCTCATGGGGTAGCAAAAGATCTTTGCCAAGTAGGAGGATTACATACTGAGAAGATTCATGTGATTTATAATCCAGTCGTGACTGGTGAAATGTTAGAAAAGTCTCAACAGTCGGTAGAACATCCTTGGCTAAAACCTGGAGAAATACCGCTTATTTTGGGAGTAGGGCGGTTGACACCCCAAAAGGATTTTTCCACACTTATTCATGCTTTTAACTTAGTGCAACAAGTTAGACCTGCTCGGTTAATGATTTTAGGGGGTGGTAGTGAGCGTTCTAGTCTTAACCAACTAATCAAAGAATTAGGCTTGGAAAATCACGTATCAATACTTGGCTTTCAGCAAAACCCTTATGCTTACATGGCGAAAGCATCTGTGTTCGCTTTATCTTCTGCTTGGGAAGGCTTGCCGACAGTACTCATAGAGGCGATGGCTGTAGGAACTCCAGTAGTCTCCACCGACTGCGAGAGTGGACCTGCGGAAATTTTAGCTAATGGTAAATACGGTTCTTTAGTTCCTGTAGGTAATAGTAAAGCTATGGCAGAGGCTATTTTGAATATACTATCTGGCAATTACCCCACAGTTGATCCTAACTGGATTGAACAATTCACTTTAAAAGCATCAACTTTACAGTATCTTAAGGTACTGAATTTGACTGCTAGTTAA
- a CDS encoding PEP-CTERM sorting domain-containing protein, which translates to MKKRFVAAGFIIFSFMLPLRATAAQFSGIYVFGDSLSDSGNVYNSTIDPNTGIGFPPPPYVDGNFSNGPIWIDELAKKLQLDSSPTLVTDVAKGAAPKNGINFAFGGATSIDKNTISPLLPGFQKQIAAFTAPLLQTKNADSNALYVLWTGANDYLPTNADPNYFKPFTDPTTTINSLKIAIASLADVGAKNILVVNLPDLGQLPRAQNLDPTFPVANGTSQALTDLTKEHNSELSDAIADLNKVLNPDVKLISLDANSVFTDIMNDTKNMQGVKYGFKEVAKPCLVDPSCAADTSIQNQYFFWDGLHPTTAAHKILGDYAFQQIEKSMQPVPEPSTALGTVAIGAFGAAALLKRKRKQSLLKTASLVPAGQSIHTKVES; encoded by the coding sequence ATGAAAAAACGCTTTGTCGCAGCAGGCTTTATTATTTTCTCTTTTATGTTGCCGTTGAGAGCAACTGCTGCACAATTTAGTGGGATTTACGTATTTGGGGACAGTCTTTCAGATTCAGGTAATGTATACAACTCTACTATAGACCCCAATACAGGAATAGGATTTCCGCCACCGCCTTATGTTGACGGAAACTTTTCCAATGGGCCGATTTGGATAGATGAGCTTGCTAAAAAGCTGCAACTAGATAGTTCTCCTACTCTTGTTACTGATGTTGCCAAAGGTGCTGCGCCGAAAAACGGCATTAACTTTGCCTTTGGTGGAGCTACTAGTATAGATAAAAACACTATTTCGCCTTTATTACCTGGCTTTCAAAAGCAGATTGCAGCATTTACAGCACCACTTTTGCAAACTAAAAATGCTGACTCAAACGCACTTTATGTATTGTGGACTGGTGCGAATGATTATTTACCTACGAATGCTGATCCCAATTATTTCAAACCTTTTACCGATCCAACAACGACAATTAATAGTTTAAAAATAGCGATCGCATCTCTAGCTGATGTTGGTGCTAAAAATATTCTGGTAGTTAACTTACCCGACTTAGGCCAGCTACCTCGCGCTCAAAATTTAGATCCGACTTTCCCTGTGGCTAATGGTACTTCCCAAGCTCTTACAGATTTGACTAAAGAGCATAACTCAGAGTTATCAGATGCGATCGCTGATTTAAACAAAGTCCTCAATCCTGATGTAAAACTCATCAGTCTGGATGCTAATTCTGTATTTACAGATATTATGAACGATACAAAAAATATGCAGGGGGTCAAATATGGTTTCAAAGAAGTGGCAAAACCTTGCCTAGTTGATCCCTCCTGTGCAGCTGACACAAGCATCCAAAATCAATATTTCTTTTGGGATGGGCTTCATCCCACAACTGCTGCTCATAAAATCTTAGGTGATTACGCCTTTCAGCAAATTGAAAAATCTATGCAGCCAGTCCCCGAACCCTCTACAGCATTGGGGACTGTGGCTATCGGTGCTTTTGGTGCAGCAGCATTACTCAAGCGCAAACGCAAACAATCACTGCTTAAGACAGCAAGTCTGGTTCCTGCTGGACAATCAATTCATACAAAGGTTGAAAGCTAA
- the hpsE gene encoding hormogonium polysaccharide biosynthesis glycosyltransferase HpsE, with the protein MIDFSVAICTFNGEERLPILLDKLRDCCAYSIGTSSNEENITWEIIIIDNNSKDNTAKVIQEYQEDWPTPYPIKYCFESRQGLSYARERAIQEAKGIFVGFLDDDNLPTPNWVAAAYSFGKHHPKAGAYGGRIYGDYEVTPPNNFERISPFLAIGGGKTTFCYTSSENIFLYKKMLPPGAGLVIRKQAWIENIPKNLFFQGRVNGSLVTAEDIEALTHIKKAGWEIWHNAEMEIYHRIPKQRLEKEYLLKLMRGVGLSRHYTRMLDLQIWQQPFVSLAYMVNDIRKIFLHWFKYRLVLKTDIIAACELELLIGAFLSPFYIYKKYLLNFNN; encoded by the coding sequence ATGATTGATTTTAGTGTGGCAATATGTACTTTTAATGGTGAAGAACGTCTACCTATTCTTTTAGATAAGCTAAGAGATTGTTGTGCCTATAGTATAGGAACATCGAGTAATGAAGAAAATATAACTTGGGAAATTATCATTATTGATAATAATAGTAAAGATAATACTGCTAAAGTAATTCAGGAATATCAAGAAGATTGGCCTACACCTTATCCGATTAAATACTGCTTTGAATCTAGACAAGGATTAAGCTATGCGCGAGAGCGTGCTATTCAAGAAGCCAAAGGCATATTTGTAGGTTTTCTGGATGATGATAATTTACCTACTCCGAATTGGGTTGCAGCTGCTTATAGTTTTGGTAAACATCATCCTAAAGCTGGGGCTTATGGTGGACGTATTTACGGAGACTATGAAGTAACACCACCTAATAACTTTGAGAGAATTAGCCCCTTTTTAGCCATTGGAGGAGGAAAAACAACTTTCTGTTATACTTCTTCAGAAAACATTTTTTTGTATAAAAAAATGCTTCCACCTGGAGCCGGATTAGTAATTCGTAAACAAGCATGGATTGAAAATATTCCGAAAAATCTCTTTTTTCAAGGTCGAGTTAACGGTTCGTTAGTTACTGCTGAAGATATAGAAGCATTAACTCATATTAAAAAAGCAGGGTGGGAAATTTGGCATAATGCCGAAATGGAAATTTATCACCGGATTCCTAAGCAGCGCTTAGAAAAAGAATATCTATTGAAATTAATGCGTGGTGTAGGTCTCAGCCGTCATTATACCAGGATGCTAGACTTACAAATTTGGCAACAGCCTTTTGTTTCTCTAGCTTATATGGTTAACGATATCCGCAAGATATTTCTTCATTGGTTTAAATATCGCTTAGTGCTGAAGACTGATATTATAGCTGCTTGTGAGTTGGAACTTTTAATTGGAGCTTTTCTTAGCCCCTTTTATATTTACAAAAAATATTTATTGAATTTCAATAATTAA
- a CDS encoding S-layer homology domain-containing protein: MLPCKSPAIFLSLAVLLTSLTACANSPTAKNLEQSLAADPQLQNNPVVFGEAKDSQQQAQQNASTVKLPTDFPQDIPLYPNAKLEAVTPPSATENRTSTRWLSSDPSNFIANFYREQLQANNWQISQQPTDDLGGVFEAQRSNLQVKVSIQAQSVTNPTPNQPQTATELLIEYLPATTATAQPTPTNNSSETTNAQTPIDTSQPGNPEFIGPVLPTNVATQPANTSNNQTVATFTEEAQEFSDLNKVPQELRQHIQDLAKLGVLSPESTVNKGNSNTTSNQFAPSKAITRREYARWLVAANNAMYANNPAKQVRSVSESAQPAFSDVSAKDSDFPVIQGLAEAGLIPSSLSGDTTAVLFRPDAPLTREQLLLWKLPLDTRQALPSANLEVVRQTWGFQDAGKIDPKALRAVVADYQNGEQSNIRRVFGYTTLFQPKKPVTRAEAAAALWYFGIQGEGISAVDALKLKRPQT; the protein is encoded by the coding sequence GTGCTGCCCTGTAAAAGTCCGGCTATATTTCTGAGTTTGGCTGTTTTACTCACTTCGTTAACAGCCTGTGCCAACAGTCCCACTGCCAAAAACCTTGAGCAATCTTTGGCAGCTGATCCTCAGTTGCAAAATAACCCAGTTGTGTTTGGAGAAGCTAAGGATAGCCAACAGCAAGCACAACAGAACGCATCAACAGTTAAATTGCCAACTGATTTTCCCCAAGATATTCCGTTATATCCTAATGCCAAATTAGAAGCAGTTACACCACCTAGCGCTACAGAAAACAGAACATCTACTCGCTGGCTCAGTTCTGATCCGAGTAATTTTATTGCCAACTTCTACCGCGAACAACTGCAAGCGAATAATTGGCAAATTTCACAGCAACCCACAGATGATTTAGGAGGCGTTTTTGAGGCGCAACGCAGTAATTTGCAGGTGAAAGTTTCTATTCAAGCTCAATCAGTAACGAACCCTACACCAAATCAGCCGCAAACAGCCACTGAATTACTAATTGAGTATCTTCCTGCAACCACAGCCACCGCACAACCTACGCCAACTAATAATTCCAGCGAAACTACTAACGCCCAAACGCCTATTGATACTTCCCAACCTGGTAATCCAGAATTTATTGGCCCTGTACTACCTACAAACGTGGCGACACAGCCAGCAAATACATCTAATAACCAAACAGTTGCGACATTTACCGAGGAAGCTCAAGAATTTAGCGATTTGAATAAAGTACCTCAAGAACTGCGGCAACACATTCAAGATTTAGCAAAATTAGGAGTTTTATCTCCAGAATCTACAGTTAATAAGGGCAACTCCAATACTACAAGCAACCAATTTGCGCCTAGTAAAGCCATAACTCGTAGAGAATATGCTCGTTGGTTAGTGGCGGCTAATAATGCTATGTATGCTAACAATCCAGCGAAACAGGTTCGCTCAGTATCGGAAAGCGCTCAACCTGCTTTTAGTGATGTGTCTGCCAAAGACTCTGATTTTCCTGTGATTCAAGGATTAGCGGAAGCCGGATTAATTCCTAGTTCCTTATCTGGGGATACTACAGCAGTTTTATTCCGTCCTGATGCACCCCTAACAAGGGAACAGTTGCTACTGTGGAAACTACCTTTGGATACTCGCCAAGCTTTACCATCAGCGAATTTAGAGGTGGTAAGGCAAACTTGGGGTTTTCAAGATGCAGGGAAAATTGATCCGAAAGCTTTAAGAGCTGTGGTAGCTGATTACCAAAATGGCGAACAATCAAATATCCGCCGTGTATTTGGCTATACAACCCTATTCCAACCGAAAAAACCTGTGACTCGTGCAGAGGCGGCGGCGGCTTTGTGGTACTTCGGCATTCAAGGTGAAGGAATATCGGCTGTTGATGCTTTAAAGCTAAAGCGTCCCCAAACTTGA